From Magnolia sinica isolate HGM2019 chromosome 13, MsV1, whole genome shotgun sequence, one genomic window encodes:
- the LOC131224221 gene encoding uncharacterized protein LOC131224221, producing the protein MGECVGFGQAGPTEEWQEVRRRNQHPDCRLFIGNLPFSASSEDIKARFGQFGALADVFITTFSISGRSKGFSFVTFKLWDEAKAAMELQNGRFLGRCRMTVSIANQRPSNRSRLGNGGSKNLKQNA; encoded by the coding sequence ATGGGGGAATGTGTTGGGTTCGGCCAAGCCGGACCCACCGAAGAGTGGCAGGAAGTTCGCAGGAGAAATCAACACCCCGACTGTAGATTGTTCATCGGCAACCTCCCCTTCTCAGCTTCATCTGAGGACATTAAAGCCAGGTTTGGCCAGTTTGGAGCCCTGGCTGATGTGTTCATTACAACATTCTCGATCTCCGGCAGAAGCAAGGGTTTTTCCTTCGTCACATTCAAGCTATGGGATGAAGCAAAAGCAGCAATGGAGCTACAAAACGGGCGTTTCCTGGGACGCTGTCGGATGACGGTCAGCATAGCAAACCAGCGCCCCTCAAACAGATCCAGGTTAGGCAATGGAGGTAGCAAAAACCTCAAGCAGAATGCTTAG
- the LOC131224222 gene encoding uncharacterized protein LOC131224222: MEDTSEGRIWVLEKYGIKIQTINASRQCISILVTYGNDPPLMKSVVYASCDKERRKELRDELRRTSNLANGPWLVCGDFNSTVTIEERLGGAPSFTASMSDFLKAINDSSLLDVGFAWSIFTWCNNRSGKGHKWVRLDRMLINTSWISSLPMFKANHLTRSCLDHSPVLMSFNDDTVDFPRPFHFQRMWTTDNDFKRVVKEAWEIEVATTPMFKVLIKMKQLKMALKEWNKTIFGDVNSNVQKAEDEIVKAETALLSSNSDADIERLNSAQANLKVALLSKSYFESRNPR, translated from the coding sequence ATGGAGGACACATCTGAGGGCAGAATTTGGGTCTTAGAGAAATACGGAATCAAAATCCAAACTATTAATGCTTCCAGGCAGTGCATTTCGATCTTGGTAACTTATGGCAACGACCCTCCCTTAATGAAATCAGTCGTCTATGCTAGTTGTGATAAGGAGCGGAGAAAGGAGCTGCGGGATGAGTTGAGAAGGACCTCTAATCTAGCTAATGGCCCATGGTTGGTTTGTGGGGATTTCAACTCCACTGTAACTATTGAAGAAAGGCTGGGAGGAGCCCCTTCCTTTACTGCATCGATGAGTGATTTTTTAAAGGCCATTAACGACTCAAGCCTACTAGATGTTGGATTTGCTTGGTCCATCTTCACATGGTGCAACAACAGATCTGGCAAGGGGCACAAATGGGTTAGACTCGACAGGATGCTTATCAACACTAGCTGGATAAGCTCCCTCCCTATGTTTAAAGCTAACCATCTTACTAGGTCCTGTTTAGATCATTCCCCAGTCCTTATGAGTTTTAATGATGACACAGTTGACTTCCCTCGCCCATTCCATTTTCAGCGGATGTGGACAACCGACAATGACTTCAAGAGGGTAGTCAAGGAAGCCTGGGAGATAGAAGTAGCTACAACCCCCATGTTCAAGGTCCTGATCAAGATGAAGCAGTTGAAAATGGCCCTTAAAGAGTGGAACAAAACCATTTTTGGTGATGTGAACAGCAATGTACAGAAGGCAGAGGATGAGATTGTTAAAGCTGAAACTGCCCTCCTCTCCTCCAACTCGGACGCTGACATAGAGAGGTTGAATTCAGCTCAGGCAAATCTGAAAGTGGCGCTTCTTAGCAAGAGTTATTTTGAAAGCAGAAATCCAAGATAA